Proteins encoded together in one Chitinophaga varians window:
- a CDS encoding DinB family protein has protein sequence MYLNQHEIHSQINSSFDNFVDFVQTLPDHRFTATPYGKWSAGQQLQHLIKSSRPVATAMGYPKILLHYFGTSRQPSRSYHQLVEDYRQLLAQGGKSTITYLPGIVYGAQRPILIEAFLKQKNRLLENLGRWSENELDKYRLPHPLLGKITLREMLYFTAYHTEHHLEQLKFHELQGHNWENQLQQLIF, from the coding sequence ATGTACCTGAACCAGCATGAGATCCATTCTCAGATAAATAGCAGCTTCGATAATTTCGTTGATTTTGTGCAGACATTGCCGGATCACCGTTTTACCGCTACGCCCTATGGCAAATGGTCTGCAGGACAACAGCTCCAACATCTCATTAAATCGTCCAGGCCGGTAGCTACCGCCATGGGCTATCCAAAAATACTGCTGCATTACTTCGGCACCAGCCGCCAGCCGTCACGCTCCTACCATCAACTGGTGGAAGACTATCGTCAGCTGCTGGCACAGGGCGGCAAATCCACCATCACTTACCTGCCCGGCATTGTTTATGGCGCCCAGCGGCCCATACTCATAGAGGCCTTCCTTAAACAAAAGAACAGACTGCTAGAGAATCTGGGCAGATGGTCCGAAAACGAGCTAGATAAGTATCGCCTGCCTCATCCCCTGCTGGGGAAAATCACCCTGCGGGAAATGCTGTACTTCACGGCCTATCATACAGAACATCATCTGGAACAATTGAAATTCCATGAATTACAAGGCCATAACTGGGAAAATCAATTACAACAACTCATCTTTTAA
- a CDS encoding patatin-like phospholipase family protein, translating into MTKTALVLGGGGARCAFAIGVVRYIQQHHPDIQFDIVCGTSTGSLIALLAAIGDNELAEKIFTANVTPDFLSTNHAIQRLANNHLSLYNIIPLLHKINAIVTEDRYRQLMASPRELFIATRSLQTGSNIYYSNRESNSNGYTVKKIGDVYTLRDAMVASFTQPAFMPPVDITEPNQPLQQLIDGGGPLYAPIKLAIDRGATDIYLVLHTPVEQEAYHIQFKNLVDVLERTMDWATINMSEKDIAVPMVYNQSLRYLEAIQRQLLAAGVSPETVHQCFDLPEAAPFKGKKIVNLHVIRPDTPPAAGMGGLEFINRAIRSMIADGETKAAETFKQLHIQPV; encoded by the coding sequence ATGACGAAAACAGCATTAGTATTAGGAGGAGGCGGTGCCCGTTGCGCCTTCGCCATAGGAGTGGTCAGGTATATCCAGCAACATCATCCGGACATTCAATTCGATATCGTTTGCGGCACCAGCACCGGCTCGCTGATCGCACTGCTGGCAGCCATCGGAGACAATGAACTGGCAGAAAAGATCTTTACCGCCAATGTCACACCCGATTTCCTGTCTACCAACCATGCTATCCAGCGGCTGGCCAACAACCACCTTTCGCTGTATAACATTATTCCGTTACTGCATAAAATCAATGCTATCGTTACGGAAGACCGCTACCGCCAGTTGATGGCTTCGCCACGTGAACTGTTCATTGCTACCAGAAGCCTCCAAACCGGCAGCAATATCTATTACTCCAACCGCGAGTCCAACAGCAACGGCTATACGGTAAAAAAAATCGGTGACGTATATACGCTGCGTGACGCAATGGTAGCTTCTTTCACGCAACCGGCATTTATGCCGCCGGTAGATATTACGGAACCCAACCAGCCGCTGCAGCAACTCATTGATGGCGGCGGCCCTTTGTACGCTCCGATAAAACTCGCCATAGACAGGGGCGCAACAGATATCTACCTGGTACTGCACACGCCGGTGGAACAGGAAGCCTATCATATCCAGTTTAAAAACCTGGTCGATGTATTGGAACGTACTATGGACTGGGCCACGATCAATATGTCTGAAAAAGATATCGCTGTGCCCATGGTGTACAATCAGTCGCTCCGTTACCTGGAAGCTATACAGCGCCAGTTACTGGCTGCCGGCGTATCACCGGAAACTGTCCACCAGTGTTTTGACCTGCCGGAAGCCGCGCCCTTCAAAGGAAAGAAGATAGTAAACCTGCATGTGATAAGGCCCGATACGCCACCGGCCGCCGGCATGGGTGGGTTGGAATTTATCAACCGTGCTATCAGAAGCATGATAGCCGATGGGGAAACAAAAGCTGCCGAAACATTTAAACAGCTACATATTCAACCAGTATAA